The genomic interval ACAGCTTCTTCCAGGCTTTCACCGGGGTCAACAAACCCTGCTAAAGTTGAAAACATTCCTTCGGGCGATTTTGTATGACGGCCAAGAAGACACTTCTTTTCACCGGATTCTAATCTATATTCAACAAGCATTATTACTGCAGGATCCGTACGCGGAAAAGTTTCTTTTCCACACTCCATATTGCTGCATAAACGCAAGTGGCCACCGCTTTTGTTAATAGATTTTGAACCGCATTTGGAACAAAACTGATGGGTATTATGCCAATGAATTATGCCACGTGCATAAGCCAACCGAGCTGCATCGCGTGCTTTCAGTAGCTGCCCAATTAACCTCAGGTTGATAAATTCCCCTTGATTGAAATGGGTTTTCAAGATCTCTTCTTTAATTCCCGAAATATCCAAAGCAAAAATTGGCCGGTCATCGTCAAATCCTAAAAAAACACTTTCTGAAACCAATTTCTCAAATCCAGAATATTGCCCTTTTGATAGATAAATTATCCCCGGATCCGAAGTATCATTTTGTCCTGTAACAAGGTTTTTATTTTGCCAAATAGGAATAAATAAACATTTGGGGTTTTGAAATTGTTTATCAACCCAATCCTGGTCTTTGCGTAATGTTGCTGCCCGGTCAAAATCAACTCCGGTATAATGTATTCCTGAATTTTTCATTATTTTAAAAGATGCTTTACCCTGTTTAGCTTTCCATCAATTTTGGAGTTGGCTTCAATTTTAAGGGCTTTGCATAAAAGCGGGTAAATATCAATATTTTGCAACACTTCTATCTCAGCACCATTTTTAAATGCAGGGCCATGGGCAACAAAAACGCCATGCATATCTTTTATTCTGTTATCAAACCCATGAGAACCTTTAGAAGGCCCCCATGATTTGTTTTTTAAATAGTAACCTGGTTTTGCCATTATGCTAAATTTACCAAGATGCTGGTTGCCAAAATAATTTAACTCAACCGGGATTTCATTTTGCCAGGAAACGGTGTATCCTTTTTCATTTTTTTTTAAGATTTCAAACATTTGATTAAGCTGGGAACTGTCAGCAAAAAATGTAAGGTTTGGATCATTTCCATTTGTGGTATAATCAAACCCGGTCAACATTGAATCAATATCGATACTATTTTCCCTGTATAAATTAGTCATACCATGGTCTGATGTTAAAACAATATTTGTTTGTTCATATATGCCTGCATTTTTTAAGCGTTTTATTAAATCCCCTAATGTATTATCAAGTGTTTTTACTACATCGTTAAGTTCTTCAGAATCAGGACCGTATTCATGGCCATAATCATCGGTATCAGGGAAATAAAGCAATAAAAGATGAGGGCGTTTTTCTTCTGGGTAAGTGATCCATTCCATCAATTGGTCTACCCGTTTTTCATGAGACAAATTATGGTCATAATTTAAAAAATAATCGGGATGTTTTAGATTTGTCTCAGAACCCGGCCAAAATACAACCCCGCTTTTAATCCCATGCTTTTTTGCTGTT from Calditrichota bacterium carries:
- the nudC gene encoding NAD(+) diphosphatase; the protein is MKNSGIHYTGVDFDRAATLRKDQDWVDKQFQNPKCLFIPIWQNKNLVTGQNDTSDPGIIYLSKGQYSGFEKLVSESVFLGFDDDRPIFALDISGIKEEILKTHFNQGEFINLRLIGQLLKARDAARLAYARGIIHWHNTHQFCSKCGSKSINKSGGHLRLCSNMECGKETFPRTDPAVIMLVEYRLESGEKKCLLGRHTKSPEGMFSTLAGFVDPGESLEEAVVREVFEEAGIRVGQVTYQGSQPWPFPASIMLGFRAQAETININVDPQELAEAKWFSADELINAGEWGDKNPGLKISRKDSIARHLIDSWINEQL
- a CDS encoding alkaline phosphatase family protein, whose amino-acid sequence is MRKTIILLLFIATQSVLGQSNEYLILISWDGCRWDYLNRDLTPNVQKLIDNGVRAKSLKPSFPSKTFPNHYTIVTGLYPKNHGIIFNRFTNMQSGNSYRIERDSSIHQDKWYKGETLWVTAKKHGIKSGVVFWPGSETNLKHPDYFLNYDHNLSHEKRVDQLMEWITYPEEKRPHLLLLYFPDTDDYGHEYGPDSEELNDVVKTLDNTLGDLIKRLKNAGIYEQTNIVLTSDHGMTNLYRENSIDIDSMLTGFDYTTNGNDPNLTFFADSSQLNQMFEILKKNEKGYTVSWQNEIPVELNYFGNQHLGKFSIMAKPGYYLKNKSWGPSKGSHGFDNRIKDMHGVFVAHGPAFKNGAEIEVLQNIDIYPLLCKALKIEANSKIDGKLNRVKHLLK